Proteins encoded in a region of the Pelmatolapia mariae isolate MD_Pm_ZW linkage group LG6, Pm_UMD_F_2, whole genome shotgun sequence genome:
- the pdcd4b gene encoding programmed cell death protein 4b, whose amino-acid sequence MAADCEAWLNANPVEVGDLSDSLVSGEEDNGGFIISNKNINNEINGNWVASSSNSIHEARLKAKAKRRLRKNSSRDSGRGDSLSDNGDVVRGTSVAPTSPKSKLLDRKSRLGKGRGLPKKGGAGGKGVWGRSGEVYEPEAVDERDPNYDEDQENCVYETVVPPLDERDFEKTVTPIVQEYFEHGDTNEVAELLAELNLGPMRSVVPSLAVALALEAKASHRELTSRLLADLCGPVLSHGDMEKSFDKLLRELPDLILDTPGAAQLVGQFIARAVSDQILSKTYIEGYKGKVDCEYARAALDRAAVLLKMSMGGLRIDSQWGTGGGQQPVIQLIKEMNLLLKEYILSGDSKEAERCLRDLEVPHFHHEFAYEAIVMVLESNGEKTFKMVLQLLKSLSVSSIITVDQMRRGYQRVYMDIAEINIDVPRAYFILEQFVDKSFSMGIIDVKLRDLCPCRGRKRYVSEGDGGVVKLESY is encoded by the exons ATGGCAGCTGACTGCGAGGCCTGGCTGAACGCAAACCCCGTGG AGGTTGGAGACCTGAGTGACTCTTTGGTATCTGGGGAGGAAGACAATGGAGGTTTCATTATctctaataaaaatattaacaacGAGATCAATGGCAACTGGGTGGCCTCCTCTAGCAACAGCATCCATGAGGCACGTCTGAAGGCCAAGGCCAAGCGGAGGCTGAGGAAGAACTCCTCCAGGGACTCTGGCAGGGGGGACTCGCTCAGCGATAATGGAGATGTGGTTAGGGGAACTTCAGTGGCACCCACAAGTCCCAAGAGCAAGCTGCTGGACAGAAAGTCCCGGCTGGGGAAGGGCAGAGGCCTCCCAAAGAAAG GTGGGGCTGGAGGAAAAGGTGTATGGGGCAGATCTGGTGAAGTTTATGAACCAGAGGCAGTAGATGAAAGAGACCCCAACTATGATGAAGATCAG GAAAACTGTGTGTATGAGACGGTGGTCCCCCCGTTGGATGAAAGGGACTTCGAGAAGACGGTTACCCCCATAGTGCAAGAGTATTTTGAACATGGAGACACAAATGAAGTAGCG GAGCTGCTTGCAGAGCTGAACCTGGGGCCTATGCGGAGTGTGGTGCCCTCACTGGCTGTAGCACTGGCCCTGGAGGCCAAAGCCAGCCACCGAGAGCTCACCTCCAGGCTGCTGGCTGACCTTTGTGGGCCTGTTTTGTCCCACGGCGACATGGAAAAGTCATTTGACAAACTCCTCAGAGAGTTGCCTGATTTGATCCTAGACACACCTGGGGCTGCTCAG TTGGTGGGTCAATTCATTGCACGAGCTGTAAGTGACCAAATATTGTCCAAGACCTACATCGAAGGCTACAAAGGAAAAGTTGACTGTGAATATGCAAG GGCGGCTCTAGACCGAGCAGCCGTGCTGCTGAAGATGAGTATGGGTGGGCTTCGCATAGATAGCCAATGGGGGACAGGTGGAGGCCAGCAACCAGTCATACAGCTCATCAAAGAG ATGAATCTTCTTCTGAAGGAGTACATCCTATCTGGTGACAGCAAGGAGGCTGAGCGATGCCTCAGAGATCTTGAGGTTCCCCATTTCCATCACGAGTTTGCCTATGAG GCGATAGTGATGGTGTTGGAGTCTAATGGAGAGAAAACTTTCAAAATGGTTCTGCAGCTACTCAAGTCACTCTCTGTGTCCTCCATCATTACTGTGGACCAAATGAGAAGG GGCTACCAAAGAGTTTACATGGACATCGCTGAAATCAACATTGATGTCCCTCGTGCATACTTTATCTTGGAGCAGTTTGTTGACAAGAGCTTCAGCATGGGAATCATTGATGTAAAGTTGAGGGATCTCTGTCCCTGTCG GGGCCGTAAGAGGTATGTCAGCGAGGGAGACGGTGGTGTTGTCAAACTTGAAAGCTACTGA